The Lutibacter sp. A64 genome segment GTCTTGCTTGGAATACAAGTGACGAAAATTTTATGGAAGATATAGATGTTATTAATAATTTAAAAGTTAGAGGTAGTTATGGTATTGTTGGTGAGCAGGGTGTAAGTCCTTACAATTCAATTGCAACATATAACAATACAATTAATGTGTTTAATGATAATGTAGTAAATGCAGTTCAGTTAGGCTCTGTACCTAGTGATGGTTTAAAGTGGGAAACTACAAAACAATTAGATCTTGGTTTTGAAATAAGCCTTTTAGACAATAGAATTACATTTGAAGCTGATTACTATAAAAAAACTACAGAAGATTTATTGTTAGCTAAAGCTTTATCTGCACAAGCAGGTGGAGGTACTCAATTACAAAATGTAGGATCAATTGAAAATAAAGGTTTTGAGTTCTCTTTAAATACTATTAATGTTGAGAAAAAAGATTTTTCTTGGAGTTCAACATTATCAATTTCAACAAACAAAAGTGAAGTTTTAGAATTAGATGGTAGAGAATATATAGACTTACAATCAACAGGTAATCAGGGAGGTACTTCAGCAAGACTTATTGTTGGAGAATCTATGCCAGTATTTATTGGACTTAATTATCTAGGAACTTATAAAACAGCTGAAGAAATAATTGCAGATGGTAGAGAAGGAATGTCATTTATTGGTGGTCCAAGATTTGAAAATTTAGATGATAATCCATCTTGGAACAGTGAAGATGCAACAATAATTGGAAGTCCAGAACCAGATTTTTATGGAGGTTTTAGAAATACTTTTACGTATAAAAATCTTTCATTAGACGTATTTTTTCAAGGTCAATACGGAAGTGATATCTTTAATATTAGAACTCAAACTTCATTTTATGGAAGAAACGAAGAAAACTTAGATTCACGAGTATTAGATCGTTGGATAGAAGGAGAGAATGAAACTTCAGATGTTCCTAGAGCAGGTGTTTCTGCAAGTTTATTTAACCCAAATAGTACTAATAATATTGAAGATGGTTCATTTTTAAGATTAAAAACTGCCACTTTAAATTACAATCTTCCTTTAGATAAAATTGGATGGGATAATACATTTAGCGCATTTAATGTATATGTTACAGGTTCTAATTTATTTTTAATTTCTAAGTTTAAATTAGGAGATCCAGAAACAAATAATTTTAGTGCAGGTAGTGGTTTTGGATCAGTGTCTCAAGGTTTTGCAGCAGGTACTTATCCGTATGCTAAGTCTGTTACATTTGGATTAAAAATGGAATTTTAAAAAAATAATAAAATGAAAAATATATTAAAAAATAAAATACTCCTAGTATTATTAGGTTTCTTTGCTATAATTTCATGTGATGAATATCTAGAAGAGGAATTGAGGGATGCAATTACTCCAGAAAACTTTTTCAATAATGACAAGGAAGCTGAATTGGCTGTAAATGGTATTTATACATTATACCATAATAATAATTTATATAGACAAAGAGGTTTAGATGATTATAATTTAAGTGGAGCAGATGAAGTTGGCCCTAATAGAAATGTAAATGGATCCATTCATAATTATTTAATTGCAGAAGGTACAGCCGATGGTAATGGTGTGTGGTCTCAATTATATGAAGTAGTAAATGGAACAACAGAGTTTTTAGCCAATATTGATGGAAATGAAAAAATTTCAGAAGCGGCAAGAAATCAAGCCGTTGGTGAATTGTTGTTCTTAAGAGCTTTGGCATTTTTTCACTTAACTAATTTATGGGGAGATGTTCCATATTTTAGAGAAATGTTAAATCCTATTGAAGCTGGAGAATTGGGTAGATATGATAAAGATTTGATTAGAACAGATATGAAAGAAGATCTAACAAGAGCTATTTCATTATTACCAGAATCTTACTCAAGTGCAGATTTAGGAAGAGCTACAAAATGGGCGGCTTATGCTTTAAAAGCGAAGTTTCACTTATTTGATAAAGAATGGGCGTTAGCTAAAAGTGATTGTGATGCTATTATTAATAATTCGCATCATACATTATTAGATAATTTTGCAGATGTTTTTAATCAATTAGATCCAACAAATTCAATAAATAACGAACATATTTTTATTATTGATTTTAAAGCTGATGAACTTAATACTACAAGAACAGATGATTATAATCCTCGAATAA includes the following:
- a CDS encoding RagB/SusD family nutrient uptake outer membrane protein produces the protein MKNILKNKILLVLLGFFAIISCDEYLEEELRDAITPENFFNNDKEAELAVNGIYTLYHNNNLYRQRGLDDYNLSGADEVGPNRNVNGSIHNYLIAEGTADGNGVWSQLYEVVNGTTEFLANIDGNEKISEAARNQAVGELLFLRALAFFHLTNLWGDVPYFREMLNPIEAGELGRYDKDLIRTDMKEDLTRAISLLPESYSSADLGRATKWAAYALKAKFHLFDKEWALAKSDCDAIINNSHHTLLDNFADVFNQLDPTNSINNEHIFIIDFKADELNTTRTDDYNPRIRDEPSNRNENAFDEFGNPVLKSNGTQMKRWEYFQSLMLEQEEDMTGYGWAIPLPEIADRDNWQDGDLRYDATIVTEYLGFELAFPYYRKNWNLDQVNSVRYNHHENYIVFRLADIYLMAAEAENELNGPANAYPYVNKVRERAFDPDQPWSGMSQSEFREAMYSERKFELAAEGHRKMDLIRWGILLDVVKNTEHRSWNNPAANIQPYHVLLPVPQNQILLNANLLDSDPTNNGYR